The following nucleotide sequence is from Candidatus Neomarinimicrobiota bacterium.
GCAAAAGTGTGGAGTGGATAATGGATATTGATTTAATCAAATATAATACAATTCCAAAATTATTCTGGCGCCAAGTAGAAGAATTCTCCGATAATATATCCATATGGGAAAAGCAAAGTGGTTTGTGGCAGTCCACAACATGGGGTGAGTATGGTAAAACTTCGAAAGAGGTTGGTAATGCACTTTTGGCTTCCGGTGTTCAAAAAGGAGATAAAGTATCAATCCTAAGCAAAACCCGGCCAGAATGGGTGATGTCCGATATGGGAATTATTTGTTCAGGGTTCATCACGGCACCTATTTATCAATCCAATACCAATGAGCAGGTATTCTATATAGCGGATCAAAGTGACAGTGTTCTCGCCATTGTGGAAGACCAAGAACAGTTGGATAAAATGCTCGCAATATGGGATCGTCTGCCTAATATGAAAAAAATTGTAGTCATTGATGATTACCACCCAAGAAATCTACCCAATGTTTGTTCATTTAATGACTTTCTAGAAATTGGGCGGAAATACGGCGAAAAACATCCGGACCAATTCCAAACGCTGATTCGGGAAAGTCAACCGGATGAAATCATAAGTTTCACTTACACTTCCGGTACGACTGGAGATCCGAAAGCGGGTATGTATACTAGCAGGAATATAATCGCCGGAGGGAAAGCCTTACCTGATGCAACAGGTGTTACTGCAGATGATTTGTACGTATGCTTTTTACCATTGGCCCATATTGCAGAAAGATTAATTGGCCATTTTTTAAGATTTTTTGTAGGAAACCCTGCCGTATTCGCTGAAAGTATGGAGGATATGCCCCAAAATATTCGCCAAACAGGTCCAACATTTGTTTTTGGTACACCGAGGGTTTGGGAAAAATTTTATGCCAAAATTATTACGGGAGTTGGAGACGCATCTTGGTTTCAGCAAAAGATATATCACTGGGCTATTGGTGTAGGTAAAGCATTCACAGAAGATAGAGATGCGAATAAAAAACCATCATCTTGGCTTAAGTTAAAACACAAAGTTGCCAAATTTTTTATCCATGATAAAATAAAAGATATATTTGGTGGAAGAATACGATATATGTTAACGGGCGCAGCGCCGATTTCTAAAGAAATTATTCATTATTTCAATTGGGTGGGAATCCATGTATTTGAAGGCTATGGCATGACAGAAACATCTGGCGTTATAACCATTCAATCAGAAGGGAATGTTAAAATTGGATCGGTTGGAAGAGTGCCATCTGGTACTGAAATAAAAATTATGGAGGATGGTGAAATTTGTTGTCGCGGTGAGCAAAATATTAGTGGGTATTATAAGAACGAGATAGCAACCAATGAATTATTAAAGGCAGATGGTGAAGGTGGTTTTTGGCTGCATACTGGCGATGTAGGGCATATTGATGAAGATGGTTTTCTTTTTATAACAGATCGCAAAAAAGATATTATCATTACTGCCGGCGGGAAAAACATTGCACCACAAAATATTGAGAACCTCATGAAAACCAGTCCATACATTTCTCAAGCATTGGTCTATGGTGATAAAAAACCATATCTTACCATGTTGATTACTTTGGATGAAGATGAGATTACCAAATTTGCCCGGGATATAAAAATTCTTTATCAAGATTTGGCCGACTTAACCACGAAAGAAGAAGTAATCGATTTATTAAATCATGTTATTAAAGAAAAGAATAAAGATTTAGCATCCTATGAGAGCATTAAAAAATTTCGAATATTAAAGGAAGAACTGGATCAAGATAAAGATGAAGTTACGCCAACATTAAAGGTTAAAAGAAAAGTAGTGATTGCCCACAATGAAGATTTGATCGAAGGAATGTATTCTGGTAGATGAGTGTTGATAATCAATTACCAAAAGAAATACCTAATAATAGAGTTTTATTCTTGGTCCAGATGTAACCATATCTAACGAATAGGGTTATATACTTTAAATTTTAATAAATATCTTTTTACGGTACATCCAAGCTAGAATGAGCCAGAATATAAAGACATGAAACAGGGCGA
It contains:
- a CDS encoding long-chain fatty acid--CoA ligase, producing the protein MDIDLIKYNTIPKLFWRQVEEFSDNISIWEKQSGLWQSTTWGEYGKTSKEVGNALLASGVQKGDKVSILSKTRPEWVMSDMGIICSGFITAPIYQSNTNEQVFYIADQSDSVLAIVEDQEQLDKMLAIWDRLPNMKKIVVIDDYHPRNLPNVCSFNDFLEIGRKYGEKHPDQFQTLIRESQPDEIISFTYTSGTTGDPKAGMYTSRNIIAGGKALPDATGVTADDLYVCFLPLAHIAERLIGHFLRFFVGNPAVFAESMEDMPQNIRQTGPTFVFGTPRVWEKFYAKIITGVGDASWFQQKIYHWAIGVGKAFTEDRDANKKPSSWLKLKHKVAKFFIHDKIKDIFGGRIRYMLTGAAPISKEIIHYFNWVGIHVFEGYGMTETSGVITIQSEGNVKIGSVGRVPSGTEIKIMEDGEICCRGEQNISGYYKNEIATNELLKADGEGGFWLHTGDVGHIDEDGFLFITDRKKDIIITAGGKNIAPQNIENLMKTSPYISQALVYGDKKPYLTMLITLDEDEITKFARDIKILYQDLADLTTKEEVIDLLNHVIKEKNKDLASYESIKKFRILKEELDQDKDEVTPTLKVKRKVVIAHNEDLIEGMYSGR